The following DNA comes from Anopheles arabiensis isolate DONGOLA chromosome 3, AaraD3, whole genome shotgun sequence.
TGCTCGATGCCATCGATACGTTCCGGCTCTACAGGAAGCGTGATGAAGGCGATGATCGAGCCCGTATAGCACGCGGTAATAATGATCGTGAACACCCAATAAAtgcctgaaaaaaaaaaacatagacgCATGTCCGTCAGTCGTGTAGCAAGCAACTGCCGTTCCAAACGTACCAATCAGCATACGAGTCGACGTCTTCCGCGTGTTGCTCCACGAATTCTCACCCTGAAAGGTAAGACTGTTCGTGAACGTCCCAAACACGTACCAGAACATGTTCTCGATCTCGCTCCAGTTGCCCAGCAGATGGCGCAGTGTCATTTTGTCGGAAAAAGCGAGTGGAAAAATGGCCAACAGATAGATGAGAATCACCGCTACCCAGACGGGCCACTGGAATGGTCCCAAGATCGCACGGTATCTGGTATAAAAATGGTACGTTTAATCGTTAATTATGTGTAGCTTTTAAAAGATTTTAATTTACCGTGGCAAAGCACTGGACACTAGCGTCAAGAAGGCGGCACAGTCGGTCGAATGTGACACGGACATCTCGGTGGCAAGGTTACGCTCAATCGTCACATAAATACCGGCCAGGCCCATATCGCCCTGTCCACGCTTAATCTCTTCCACAACAGCGTCTCCGGGGCTGTCAGGGAAAGATACGGGATAAATGATATCACAAACGATCTATCGGTCCGGAGATATTTGCTTATAATTAATTTGACTTCTGACCACTCACCCCAGTTCCGTTCTGCCCGGCTCGATAATGTCGTACGTAAAGTTAAGATACTGCGCCATCGCACGCAACAGCCGCATCTCCAACCCTTCCCACCGTATGTTCACATTGCCCACCCCGTCCGTCGACAGGCGCTTGATCATGAACGGCGGTTGGTGGGCCGCCTTCACCGTGAACCTATGTCCGGAGAATCCTTTGCGCAGCTTCTTCGGGAACAGGTTCACATTGTTGCGCGAGAACTTGTTCCCAATCCAGGAGGTCAGTACCTGCGGCCGGTTCGCACCGAGCCCATCGATGTACAGCTCGTGCGTGTACAGCACGTACGGCTGTTCGTTGTTGATGCGTTTGTCCACCGAGTACGATTCACCGATCACGAGCAGATTGATGATGTCGCGCGACTGCTTGGCCGCCAGAAACTCCTGCAGCTTCCACTGGCTCGAGCGCGGTATCAGCACGACGTAGCTGTTCATCTGTGGACCGATCACTTTGCGCGTCATCATGACGTCCGCGAGGAAGATGATGTAGCTGCGGCACTGTGGCCCGGTCGGTTCCAGTATGCCCGGATTGTCGAGCGTGTAGTTCGGTCCGATGCGCCCCGTGATGTAGGTGATGGGAAAGTCGCTGAACAGTGCCTCCAGCATGTAGTTCTCCGTAGTGGCGACGTACGTGTCGAACAGTACGATCGGTATGCAGCTGTACAGATACTTCATGATGATCTTGTTCAGCAGTGTCACTAGCGAGAGCGTTTGCCGATTGTCCTCGATGACGTGGGCAAAGTTGCGCTCCCAGATTTGTTCCCGCGTTTTCGGATGTCCGTAGAAGGTGGGATCTACACGGCGCCGGTCACGGACTACCGGGGAGCTGTTCGATTGCTCCCGACAGTCGGCCCGCAAACATGTGGCGGTTTCGTTTAGCTCCTCCACGAGATCATACGCACCGGTGTAGTACGCTTCACTGGCAAGCTCAAAGTACCCGTTCGATGAGTCGCGACCCTTGTAGCGAATGAGCTGCTGATTGAAACTCTCCGGATAGCGCAGGGAAGCGAACGCCGTTGTACCCACTATCAGAAACACTATATTAATTACAGCTAAAACTATCCGTTTGAACATTTTGAGCGGAAAACACACTTTGAGCTTTCTGCTCTGCCGACACGCGAATGGAACTAAAAGGGCTCCACTGCTAGCAGAGCCGTTTTTATAGCAacgtgttggtggtggctgTGTTTTGATATTTATGAAACATGCTGACCCTTTGACCGTACCCTTTTGATTGAAtcgaggggaaaaaaggaaattgaaaACTACGTATTAGGTCAGAACGGTCATGGTCAAAGGGATTGAATGTAGGGCTCTTCGTGTATCATACTTGAGTCATTCATATCAAACGTATAAAATGGCTGAACAATGA
Coding sequences within:
- the LOC120901668 gene encoding ionotropic receptor 21a translates to MFKRIVLAVINIVFLIVGTTAFASLRYPESFNQQLIRYKGRDSSNGYFELASEAYYTGAYDLVEELNETATCLRADCREQSNSSPVVRDRRRVDPTFYGHPKTREQIWERNFAHVIEDNRQTLSLVTLLNKIIMKYLYSCIPIVLFDTYVATTENYMLEALFSDFPITYITGRIGPNYTLDNPGILEPTGPQCRSYIIFLADVMMTRKVIGPQMNSYVVLIPRSSQWKLQEFLAAKQSRDIINLLVIGESYSVDKRINNEQPYVLYTHELYIDGLGANRPQVLTSWIGNKFSRNNVNLFPKKLRKGFSGHRFTVKAAHQPPFMIKRLSTDGVGNVNIRWEGLEMRLLRAMAQYLNFTYDIIEPGRTELGPGDAVVEEIKRGQGDMGLAGIYVTIERNLATEMSVSHSTDCAAFLTLVSSALPRYRAILGPFQWPVWVAVILIYLLAIFPLAFSDKMTLRHLLGNWSEIENMFWYVFGTFTNSLTFQGENSWSNTRKTSTRMLIGIYWVFTIIITACYTGSIIAFITLPVEPERIDGIEQLSRGFFRVGTLDRGGWERWFLNSSHKQTNKLLKDLRFVSSVDEGIRNVTEAFLISYAFIGSKGELEFLIKSNLSHQFENKRYGLHVSRECFALYGVSMVFPPNSVHRDPINNAILYMQEAGLIGKLNRDVTWETMKTKDGRRKEASVGEVLRSTAPSERGLTLADTEGMFLLMLFGYVVALGVLISEWVGGCTNKCREVLKERAERLKAAAAEIAAAATAGSDNGSLPVSSPTSTNRNSPHKRTGPNGVENSLPASGNGSATVRRIRLTGEDSENEPNEYDVPPDAASDGGSSLQRHSLSECLSEVSAHTMQDLYNGPDRRHSTIVFLDGQLMSEEEAQRKVARSKSRHRHSLSSVLEREVSQLFRFLGKESPHSARADESSDVGGLVRRGAGRERKEMKVAVEINARATEEGQQGPGAAVGRRSIEATFGEKLLH